From the bacterium genome, the window TTCATCTCGAAACCTCCCTGGATGTGGACTCGCTCTCAGCGCGCGACGCATGCACGCGCCGGAGTGTGAGGCAAGTCCAGCGTCGAGACCATCCCCGGCGGCGCGGCAACGACCGCGGGGATCGCGTTGATCACCCGAGCCGCCGACGCCGTGATCCCCGCGGTGTTGTTGTCACCATCCGGGCCCCGCAGCTCGAAATCGCAGCGCATCGTGGGCGAGCCGTCGATTTCGACCCGGTAACCCGAGCCCCGGCCGGGGGGCGGCGCAGGCCAATCCGGTGCGGCGGCATCGCGAAGCCGATTCACGTGCTCGGCTGCCACGACAATGCGGCCGTTCACGATTCCCTCGAGAGAGAAGCGAACGGCGTCCACCATGCCGGGCTCGACCTTGCCCATCGCGCATTCGAAGGCCACGTCGCTGACCTTCCGATCGTGGCTCTCGCGTATCTCGTCGAGCTCGACCTCGAGGGCGTCGGCCAGCATCTGGACCATGCCTCCCCAACCCCAACGCAGCGCTCCGGGTTGGAGGAGCGGCGGTTGGTAGGAAAGCGGCCGAGCAAAGCCGAAATGCTCTCCGGTGAAGTCCGGGTCTGGATAGGTGGCGTAGTTCATCAACTCGGAGCAACGAACGGAATCGACCCGATCCGAGAGGCTCAGCAGGGCGAGAGGAAGAAGATCTCCAGAGAAGCCCGGATCGATGCCACTCGTAAAGAGGGTGCTCCCTCCCTTCTTGCAGGCCGCTTCGAGAGGCTCGCGAAGTTTCGGGTGGGCAAAGGGCGGATAGACCAACGATACGATCGAGGTGGAGACGACGTTGGTGCCGCTCTCCAGGATCTGACACAGCTCATCGACCACCTCGAAGGGGCGGGTCTCTCCTTGCACCATGTAGATCACGCAGTCGGCTCCGAGCGAAAGCAAGGCGTCGACATCCCCTGTTGCGAGGACTCCTGTCGCGGCTGCCCCCTCGCCGGCAATCTCGGCGGCATCCTTGCCGAGCTTCGCAGGGCTGTGTGCGTGTAGACCCACCAGCTCGAGCTCCGGGTGATGCAAGACGATGCGCAGGCTTCGCAGGCCGGCGTTTCCGGTGGACCATTGGATCACGCGATGACTCATGGCCGGCATGCTACCCCAGCGAGCGTCCTTGGATCCGCTCAAGCGGTGGCGATGTCCCGCCGATCTCAGGGAAGTGCAATTCCACCTGATCAGCCTCGCGTTCGCAGTGGTTCTCGGCATTGCCGCCCCCGGGCAGGCGGGCGGCATCGTCAAGTATCGATTGCCGAATGGGGAAATCGGATACGCGTCGGCAGGCCTGGTTCCCGAAGGCGCAACAGTGGAAACGACGAACTACGAACCGGAAGGCCGGCTGAGCCGGCGACCGGCTTCCGAAGGGCAGTCCGTGCCAAAGAAAGCGAAACCGGCGGCGCGCGCAGTGGCCGTCGTGGCACCCGTCGAAGAAGCCGTGGTGAACGATGCGGAACTCATCCGCGCAAAGTGGGCCGAGAAGGCCCGCGCCGCTCAGCTCGAGCTGGCGCGCGCCGGGCGCAACCTCGAGAAATGGAAGACGCGCTGCCCCGGCGTGGAAGATCGTCATGCCGTCTACGAACTACCGGACGGCTGCTCGACCTACGAGAAGAGTCGCCTCGACGGTGCATTCGAGGAAGTCGAGGTGAGACGTGCCTGGGTCGAGGAGGGGCTTTTCGATGCTTGCCGCACCTCAGGCGAGTGTCTGCCCGGCTACATCCGCTGAGCGAAGCGGTGGGCTCTGCGAGAAGCCTTCCTCCCTCAACGCCCGCCTGGAACGTCGTACCAGATCGCCGAGGTCCAGGCGCGTTCCTGAATGCGCAAGGGGAGGCTTGGATCCGAGCAGGCCTCGGGACGTTCTGCTTCGGGTAGCGCGTTGCACTGCAGGGCGCTCCAGCGGCAGGTCGGGTTCTCCAGCACGCGTGCGTAGTAGACCGCCGGGCGCTTGGGATCGAAGTTCGGGTCGGTCCAGTAGCCGCATAGGAACGCCGCACCGGGCCCGGTTCCGGTACATGTCTCGCGATCGACGTCTGCGTCTCCGGCAGCCGAACCACTGACATCGTGGACTTCCTGATGGAACTCACCATCGTCGCCAACCCAGCCCTTGATGATCTGGATGCGTTGGAGAGGGGCTCCTCCGACCGCGTCGGCAAATGCAGAAACCCAG encodes:
- a CDS encoding dihydrodipicolinate reductase, encoding MSHRVIQWSTGNAGLRSLRIVLHHPELELVGLHAHSPAKLGKDAAEIAGEGAAATGVLATGDVDALLSLGADCVIYMVQGETRPFEVVDELCQILESGTNVVSTSIVSLVYPPFAHPKLREPLEAACKKGGSTLFTSGIDPGFSGDLLPLALLSLSDRVDSVRCSELMNYATYPDPDFTGEHFGFARPLSYQPPLLQPGALRWGWGGMVQMLADALEVELDEIRESHDRKVSDVAFECAMGKVEPGMVDAVRFSLEGIVNGRIVVAAEHVNRLRDAAAPDWPAPPPGRGSGYRVEIDGSPTMRCDFELRGPDGDNNTAGITASAARVINAIPAVVAAPPGMVSTLDLPHTPARACVAR